In the genome of uncultured Campylobacter sp., one region contains:
- a CDS encoding sodium:alanine symporter family protein: MQNFLDKLTATIDAINSFLWGPYFLIALLCGTGAYFTARLHLVQIFKFRMGARKLFGNFSLHGEAAGKSGMSSFQAVATAIAAQVGTGNLVGASTALVMGGPGAIFWMWCAAFLGMATNFAEICLAQIYRTKDDSGHMIGGPAFYISRGLKSPFAKPLAAFFALAIIFALGFMGNMVQANSISDGFSGAFGIPKWVSGAALALICCVIFFGGVKAIARVAEKVVPIMAICYVLVGLVIIGSNFDKIPSVIALIFKAAFDPSAAWGGATGATIATAMRYGIARGLFSNEAGMGSTPHAHAAANVKHPVDQAVLGIMGVFVDTFIVLNITVFVVLSTDVVAFENGKAVFSGISLVQEAFASQILGRSGGYGFVAICLFFFAFTTILGWYYFAEINVRYLLGAKFVKLLQILVVAFVFIGSVQKIDLVWGLADMFNGLMVIPNLIAIILLSPVVVRLLSDFNDGKSYDANDYK, translated from the coding sequence ATGCAAAATTTTCTCGACAAACTCACCGCCACAATTGACGCAATCAACTCCTTTTTGTGGGGTCCATACTTTTTGATCGCCCTACTTTGCGGCACCGGCGCGTATTTTACGGCACGCTTGCATTTAGTGCAAATTTTTAAATTTAGAATGGGCGCGCGCAAGCTTTTCGGCAACTTCTCCCTGCACGGCGAGGCTGCGGGTAAAAGCGGCATGAGCTCGTTCCAAGCCGTCGCCACGGCGATCGCGGCGCAGGTCGGTACGGGCAACCTCGTCGGCGCCAGCACCGCGTTAGTGATGGGCGGACCTGGCGCGATATTTTGGATGTGGTGCGCAGCGTTTTTGGGCATGGCGACGAATTTCGCCGAGATCTGCCTGGCTCAAATTTACCGCACCAAGGACGATAGTGGGCATATGATCGGAGGGCCCGCGTTTTACATCAGCCGCGGACTTAAAAGCCCCTTTGCCAAGCCTTTAGCGGCGTTTTTTGCGCTAGCCATCATCTTTGCTTTAGGCTTCATGGGTAATATGGTGCAGGCAAACTCCATCTCAGACGGCTTTAGCGGCGCATTCGGGATTCCGAAGTGGGTGAGCGGCGCGGCCTTAGCGCTCATCTGCTGCGTCATCTTTTTCGGCGGCGTCAAAGCAATCGCGCGCGTAGCCGAAAAGGTCGTGCCCATAATGGCGATCTGCTACGTGCTGGTGGGTCTCGTCATCATCGGCTCAAATTTCGATAAAATTCCATCCGTCATCGCGCTGATATTCAAAGCCGCGTTTGATCCATCCGCTGCCTGGGGCGGCGCTACGGGCGCTACGATCGCCACTGCGATGAGATACGGCATCGCACGCGGGCTCTTTTCAAACGAAGCGGGCATGGGCTCGACGCCGCACGCACACGCCGCGGCGAACGTCAAACACCCCGTAGATCAAGCCGTGCTCGGCATAATGGGCGTTTTCGTCGATACATTCATCGTGCTTAACATCACCGTTTTCGTCGTGCTTAGCACCGACGTAGTCGCCTTCGAAAACGGCAAGGCGGTATTTTCGGGCATCTCGCTGGTGCAAGAAGCCTTCGCATCGCAAATTTTAGGTCGCAGCGGCGGCTACGGCTTCGTGGCGATCTGCCTGTTTTTCTTCGCATTTACCACGATTTTGGGCTGGTATTACTTCGCCGAGATTAACGTGCGATACCTCCTGGGCGCAAAATTCGTCAAGCTCTTGCAAATTTTAGTCGTCGCATTCGTATTCATAGGAAGCGTGCAAAAGATCGACCTAGTCTGGGGGCTAGCCGATATGTTTAACGGACTGATGGTGATCCCCAACTTAATCGCGATCATCCTGCTTAGCCCCGTCGTAGTGCGGCTTTTGAGCGACTTTAACGACGGCAAAAGCTACGACGCAAACGACTACAAATAA
- a CDS encoding Crp/Fnr family transcriptional regulator has protein sequence MEKSRLGLLQTEAIATLSDEELAMFEHQVIKKGYVFYSEAPKVFIFKSGQAKLSFFEDGEEFIINYLNKDNITILNEICALEFLEDSEIYTIDASGLGEILANRSFCEAYIKILTEIILLQRKITRSILFENAKGRIASFLIELANEQNFHQNGYKYVFLPFSLKVLSSFVGLKRQSASTAFNELVKDNVIQKISQHEFLILDYDRLLSYCV, from the coding sequence ATGGAAAAATCGCGGCTGGGACTACTGCAAACCGAGGCTATCGCCACGCTTAGCGACGAGGAGCTTGCAATGTTCGAGCACCAAGTCATCAAAAAAGGCTATGTTTTTTATAGCGAGGCGCCTAAAGTTTTTATTTTTAAAAGCGGGCAGGCGAAGCTTTCGTTTTTTGAAGACGGCGAAGAATTTATCATCAACTACCTAAACAAGGACAATATTACCATTCTTAATGAAATTTGCGCGCTTGAGTTTTTAGAGGACAGTGAGATTTATACGATCGATGCGAGCGGACTTGGGGAGATCTTGGCAAATCGCAGCTTTTGCGAGGCGTATATAAAAATTTTAACCGAGATAATTCTGCTGCAGCGCAAAATCACACGCTCTATACTTTTTGAAAATGCAAAAGGGCGCATCGCGAGCTTTTTGATCGAGCTTGCAAACGAGCAGAATTTTCATCAAAATGGCTACAAATACGTCTTTTTGCCCTTTTCGCTAAAGGTGCTTTCATCCTTCGTAGGGCTCAAGCGTCAAAGCGCGAGTACCGCGTTTAATGAGCTTGTAAAAGATAACGTAATTCAAAAAATCAGTCAGCACGAGTTTTTGATCCTGGACTACGACAGATTGCTTAGCTACTGTGTTTAG
- a CDS encoding class I SAM-dependent methyltransferase: MQKLNFKDNVSETLLINVYMRHLDFKDADPILNDLFSSAVVEQIDYDFAKFDDARLSKTGTVIRAKFFDDETLRLAKEFDRPIIVQLGAGLDTRPLRLQKALPNALFYDLDLPDVIAIRDELLPKAKNNFSLPCSMLDPSWMDELVAKHGSAGYIFILEGVSMYFEKEEFKKFFIALSQKFSGYVLSDFMSEFSVRKFDSKRHDAMQHMQNAPFKMGINGGAEVQSWEPARIRFIKEAAMMKMYREHWSLKGRLFSLIPAFCNACKMFVFKIGGDE, translated from the coding sequence ATGCAAAAGTTAAATTTTAAAGATAATGTCTCCGAGACGCTGCTAATCAACGTCTATATGCGCCATTTGGATTTCAAAGACGCGGATCCGATCCTAAACGATCTCTTTTCAAGCGCCGTGGTCGAACAGATCGATTATGATTTTGCAAAATTCGACGACGCGCGCCTTAGCAAAACGGGCACGGTGATCCGCGCGAAATTTTTTGACGACGAGACGCTGCGGCTAGCTAAAGAATTTGATCGCCCTATCATCGTGCAGCTTGGCGCAGGACTCGACACCCGCCCGCTTAGACTGCAAAAAGCCCTACCAAACGCCCTATTTTACGATCTCGATCTGCCAGACGTCATAGCCATACGCGACGAGCTGTTGCCCAAAGCAAAGAATAACTTCAGCCTGCCCTGCTCGATGCTAGATCCATCGTGGATGGACGAGCTGGTCGCAAAGCACGGCAGCGCGGGCTACATCTTCATCTTAGAGGGCGTGAGTATGTATTTTGAAAAGGAGGAATTTAAAAAATTTTTTATCGCGCTTTCGCAAAAATTTAGCGGCTACGTGCTGAGCGACTTTATGAGCGAGTTTTCGGTAAGAAAATTCGACTCCAAACGCCACGATGCGATGCAGCACATGCAAAACGCGCCCTTTAAAATGGGCATCAACGGCGGCGCAGAGGTGCAGAGCTGGGAGCCTGCGCGTATCCGCTTCATAAAAGAAGCCGCGATGATGAAAATGTATCGCGAGCACTGGAGCCTCAAAGGGCGCCTATTTAGCCTAATCCCCGCCTTTTGCAACGCGTGCAAGATGTTCGTTTTCAAAATCGGCGGTGATGAATAG
- a CDS encoding MOSC domain-containing protein gives MPFLKALLTGQPRAYGDERATQPLKKRWETAIFKQARAGEVRANELGFEGDAVADTLHHGGEEKAIFANSLQNYAAWERFLGLKNLAYGAMGENLTISGLHEQNVCIGDVHRIGSLVLQVSQPRKPCYKLSMRWGNAEMTAEIARSGLTGWYYRVLEAGSCRAGDEIYVVERDPAMMSVMELNRLFYGDRLDEGLLAKFNLLTTLTPKWREDMRRKLEGSYDDSFMRL, from the coding sequence ATGCCCTTTTTAAAGGCATTACTGACCGGGCAACCGCGCGCTTACGGCGACGAGCGCGCTACACAGCCTCTAAAAAAGCGCTGGGAGACGGCGATATTCAAGCAAGCTAGAGCGGGCGAAGTACGCGCGAATGAGCTTGGATTCGAGGGTGACGCGGTAGCCGACACGCTGCATCACGGCGGAGAGGAAAAGGCGATTTTTGCCAACTCGCTGCAAAATTACGCCGCGTGGGAGAGGTTTCTGGGGCTTAAAAATCTAGCTTACGGCGCAATGGGCGAAAACCTCACGATCAGCGGACTACACGAACAAAACGTCTGCATCGGCGATGTGCACCGCATAGGCTCGCTGGTGCTGCAAGTAAGCCAGCCGCGCAAGCCCTGCTACAAGCTCTCGATGCGCTGGGGCAATGCGGAGATGACGGCGGAGATCGCGCGCAGCGGACTTACCGGCTGGTACTACCGCGTGCTGGAGGCGGGCTCGTGCCGCGCGGGCGACGAGATCTACGTCGTAGAGCGCGACCCCGCTATGATGAGCGTGATGGAGCTTAATCGTCTATTTTACGGCGATCGCCTCGATGAAGGGCTGTTAGCAAAATTTAACCTACTTACGACGCTTACGCCAAAATGGCGCGAGGATATGCGCCGCAAGCTAGAAGGCAGCTACGATGACAGCTTTATGCGGCTATGA